A region of Toxorhynchites rutilus septentrionalis strain SRP chromosome 1, ASM2978413v1, whole genome shotgun sequence DNA encodes the following proteins:
- the LOC129774982 gene encoding 28S ribosomal protein S5, mitochondrial yields MLRLAVHNSESLVRSFSLLQTCRNFTNVTTPKAWFASSIGDKQPTSVTRSAHLLIPVIPTLHNCRTSTSFFNKLPADKIWKGVISVSNAGKKRGRGKGSGRITPKDLNKGQVIGFGKANIVWPGLSAPIIRGKELVQQQQLPEDKDRETNLKKIRDEMVNFKRMKLSPLERGWSGSKMAGRSIAPPDPVGDDHFEGFETKCLELKTVVNMKGNLGRKRRVSAMVVTGNGNGLSGFGFGKAIDMRAALRQAKNRAGQKLMHFEFCNGHTVFHDFCCQFGATKIFVERKPEGYGLKCHRAIKTVCEVIGIKDLRAKCEGSTSVQHVVKAFYIGLLKQKNHHQIAEQKGLHVVELRPENGKFPKVVASPTVCRTKDELETNEILDYTQFCMDGKIQLRRKKLPPFYTKFRSYEIYLKKQEYLRNQDKVRLRMLAETGEIRSFLTEKYPECKMGPVPKEE; encoded by the exons ATGCTGCGCTTAGCAGTCCATAACAGTGAGTCACTAGTTCGCAGTTTTTCGTTGCTTCAAACATGCAGAAATTTTAccaatgtgacaactccgaaAGCATGGTTTGCATCTTCTATTGGCGATAAACAGCCAACATCTGTTACTAGATCCGCGCATCTATTGATACCTGTAATTCCAACGTTACATAATTGCCGAACGAGTACCAGTTTTTTCaacaaat TGCCCGCGGACAAGATTTGGAAAGGCGTAATTTCGGTGAGCAATGCAGGTAAAAAGCGAGGTCGAGGCAAAGGATCCGGGAGAATTACACCAAAGGATTTGAATAAAGGACAGGTGATCGGTTTTGGAAAAGCAAATATTGTGTGGCCGGGTCTTTCCGCCCCAATTATTCGCGGCAAGGAATTAGTTCAGCAACAACAACTCCCAGAGGATAAGGACCGGGAAACAAATCTGAAAAAGATACGCGATGAAATGGTTAATTTCAAGCGGATGAAACTTAGCCCACTGGAACGAGGATGGTCAGGTTCGAAAATGGCTGGGCGAAGCATTGCTCCTCCGGACCCTGTTGGAGACGATCACTTTGAAGGATTTGAAACCAAGTGTTTGGAGCTCAAGACAGTGGTGAATATGAAAGGCAATTTGGGTCGAAAGCGTCGAGTTTCCGCGATGGTTGTTACCGGTAATGGCAATGGTTTATCTGGATTCGGATTTGGAAAAGCAATTGATATGAGAGCAGCATTGAGGCAAGCCAAAAATCGTGCTGGCCAGAAGCTAATGCATTTTGAGTTTTGCAATGGTCATACAGTTTTCCACGATTTCTGTTGTCAATTTGGAGCCACGAAAATTTTTGTAGAGCGCAAGCCAGAAGGCTACGGTTTGAAGTGTCACCGAGCGATTAAAACAGTTTGCGAAGTTATTGGAATCAAAGATCTTCGCGCTAAATGCGAAGGGTCGACAAGCGTTCAGCATGTTGTGAAAGCATTTTACATTGGTttgctgaaacaaaaaaatcatcacCAAATAGCTGAACAAAAAGGCCTCCATGTCGTAGAGCTTCGCCCTGAAAATGGCAAATTCCCCAAGGTTGTGGCAAGTCCAACAGTTTGTCGCACCAAGGATGAACTGGAGACCAATGAAATCCTAGACTACACCCAATTTTGTATGGATGGAAAGATTCAACTGAGGAGGAAGAAGCTTCCGCCCTTTTATACTAAATTTCGCTCGTATGAAATATACCTCAAGAAACAGGAATACCTTAGAAATCAGGATAAAGTGCGACTGAGAATGCTAGCAGAAACTGGAGAAATACGAAGTTTCCTAACGGAAAAGTACCCGGAGTGCAAAATGGGACCAGTTCCAAAAGAAGAGTAA